In one window of Tursiops truncatus isolate mTurTru1 chromosome 5, mTurTru1.mat.Y, whole genome shotgun sequence DNA:
- the LSM6 gene encoding U6 snRNA-associated Sm-like protein LSm6, producing MSLRKQTPSDFLKQIIGRPVVVKLNSGVDYRGVLACLDGYMNIALEQTEEYVNGQLKNKYGDAFIRGNNVLYISTQKRRM from the exons ATGAGTCTGCGGAAGCAAACACCCAGTGACTTCCTGAAGCAAATCATCGGACGACCAGTCGTGGTAAAATTAAATTCCGGAGTGGATTACCGAG GGGTCCTGGCTTGCCTGGATGGCTATATGAATATAGCCTTGGAGCAGACAGAGGAGTATGTAAATGGACAGCTGAAGAATAAGTACGGGGATGCATTTATCCGAGGAAACAATG tgttgtACATAAGTACACAGAAGAGGAGGATGTGA